The following coding sequences are from one Photobacterium angustum window:
- a CDS encoding rod shape-determining protein yields MSFLQKLKRDLLIELRSKQLSVQVFGTSERVDLSPYIAIEDTKNNVLAVGDKAKYLSGSNITVLNPFDHKRSFVGDFSCAEKVLQYAVREVLGHNKFVLSPRIVMHQLEKVDGGLTDIEERVLKELAMGAGAREVLVHHNQARINAQKTSYVAFKKQLSS; encoded by the coding sequence ATGTCATTCTTACAAAAGTTAAAACGCGATTTGTTGATTGAGCTGAGATCTAAACAGTTATCTGTTCAGGTATTTGGAACGAGTGAAAGGGTGGATTTATCTCCCTATATTGCGATTGAAGATACGAAAAATAATGTATTAGCCGTTGGTGATAAAGCAAAATATTTATCAGGTTCAAATATTACAGTGCTTAATCCGTTTGATCATAAACGCTCGTTTGTCGGTGATTTTTCTTGCGCAGAAAAGGTGCTGCAATATGCTGTCCGTGAAGTATTAGGTCACAACAAGTTTGTGTTAAGCCCACGTATTGTGATGCATCAATTGGAAAAAGTAGACGGTGGTCTTACTGATATTGAAGAGCGGGTGTTAAAAGAACTGGCGATGGGAGCTGGAGCAAGGGAGGTCTTAGTACATCATAACCAGGCTCGCATTAATGCTCAGAAAACCTCTTATGTAGCGTTTAAAAAACAATTGAGCTCGTAG